A single region of the Candidatus Kryptoniota bacterium genome encodes:
- the rplI gene encoding 50S ribosomal protein L9, with protein sequence MKVILRKNYEGLGEIGKIVDVKDGYARNFLIPQKVAYPFAPGYMKMIENEKKAYQAKQNKEVHDAEVMSQKLTGVEITIEVQAGEEDKLFGSVTSQMIADKLATKGMEVDRRRIDLAEPIKSLGTYKVPVKLHQQVSAEITVNVVKQPE encoded by the coding sequence ATGAAGGTTATACTCAGAAAGAATTACGAAGGACTCGGCGAGATCGGAAAGATCGTCGATGTAAAGGACGGGTACGCGAGGAATTTCCTGATCCCACAAAAGGTCGCCTACCCGTTTGCGCCTGGGTACATGAAGATGATCGAGAACGAGAAGAAGGCGTACCAGGCAAAACAAAACAAGGAAGTCCACGACGCGGAAGTTATGTCGCAGAAACTGACCGGAGTGGAAATAACAATAGAGGTCCAGGCCGGCGAAGAGGACAAGCTATTCGGATCGGTCACTTCACAGATGATCGCCGACAAACTGGCCACTAAAGGGATGGAGGTCGACCGCCGCCGTATCGACCTGGCGGAACCGATCAAGTCATTGGGAACTTACAAGGTTCCGGTGAAGCTTCATCAGCAGGTCTCAGCGGAGATCACCGTCAACGTCGTGAAGCAGCCTGAGTAA
- a CDS encoding cytochrome c biogenesis protein CcdA, which produces MENVSILTAFVFGIISFISPCVLPIVPGYLSFISGYSFDEMVTSSRKALFKKVTVNSILFVVGFSIVFIALGASATALGKFLLAKLDLFSKIAGVIIIIFGLHMIGVFKINFLNYEKKFHTDKRIGPAGSLVAGLAFAFGWTPCIGPVLAAILTIAAQQDTIGKGIFLLSVYSLGLGIPFLVTSLSINAFLAFFKRFGKYLRWVEITGGVLLIAVGALIMTNNLTVLSGYFAKWFPFLNELS; this is translated from the coding sequence TTGGAAAATGTTAGTATCCTGACGGCGTTTGTGTTCGGGATAATTTCGTTCATATCGCCGTGCGTGTTGCCGATAGTACCTGGTTACCTTTCGTTCATAAGCGGATACAGCTTTGACGAGATGGTGACCAGCTCGCGGAAGGCTCTCTTCAAGAAAGTAACAGTCAACTCGATTCTCTTCGTGGTCGGGTTCTCAATTGTTTTCATTGCGCTCGGTGCATCGGCCACCGCGCTGGGGAAATTTCTGCTCGCGAAACTTGATCTCTTTTCCAAGATTGCGGGGGTCATTATCATAATATTCGGCCTTCACATGATCGGTGTGTTCAAGATAAATTTTCTCAACTATGAGAAGAAGTTTCACACGGACAAACGGATCGGCCCGGCCGGTTCGCTTGTCGCCGGACTTGCATTCGCGTTTGGATGGACACCATGCATCGGACCGGTCCTCGCCGCGATTCTGACAATTGCTGCACAACAGGACACGATCGGGAAAGGTATTTTCCTTCTCTCGGTTTATTCACTCGGACTTGGAATACCGTTCCTGGTGACAAGTCTCAGCATAAACGCCTTTCTCGCGTTCTTCAAAAGGTTCGGCAAGTATCTTAGGTGGGTGGAAATAACGGGCGGCGTTCTTCTGATCGCGGTCGGAGCTTTGATCATGACAAACAATCTGACCGTGCTTTCCGGATATTTTGCGAAGTGGTTCCCGTTTCTTAACGAATTATCATGA
- a CDS encoding single-stranded DNA-binding protein, with protein MADLKMPEMNSVIIAGNLTKDPIFRQTTNGTPVVNFTVASNRKFRDSGNQWQEDVCYVGIVAWNKLADSCRDRLKKGSAVLIDGELQSRNWKTDDGHNRSIVEIKARRIQFLNKRGRMAEIGPDQVAEEEPTTFEDDSFDRFLTHEESDLLKNNGQKTSE; from the coding sequence ATGGCTGACTTGAAAATGCCCGAGATGAACAGCGTCATCATAGCGGGAAACCTCACAAAGGATCCCATCTTCCGGCAGACGACCAACGGCACACCGGTGGTCAACTTCACCGTCGCTTCAAACAGGAAATTCCGCGACAGTGGAAACCAATGGCAGGAAGACGTTTGCTACGTCGGTATTGTCGCATGGAACAAGTTGGCAGACAGCTGCCGCGACAGGCTAAAGAAAGGGAGCGCAGTTCTGATCGACGGTGAGCTTCAGAGCCGTAACTGGAAAACGGACGACGGTCACAATCGATCTATCGTGGAGATCAAGGCAAGAAGAATACAGTTCCTCAACAAGCGCGGACGCATGGCGGAAATCGGACCGGATCAGGTCGCGGAAGAAGAGCCGACCACATTCGAAGACGATTCGTTCGACCGGTTTCTAACCCACGAAGAATCCGATTTATTGAAAAACAACGGTCAAAAAACCAGCGAGTAG
- the rpsR gene encoding 30S ribosomal protein S18, producing MVPVKEIKKRKVCRFCENGDVYVDYKDDKRLIKFTSEQGKIIPRRVTGTCAKHQRQLALAIKRARHLALLPFVSDIIR from the coding sequence TTGGTACCAGTAAAGGAAATAAAAAAGAGAAAAGTCTGCAGGTTCTGTGAGAACGGCGACGTGTATGTCGATTACAAAGACGATAAGCGGCTTATCAAGTTTACTTCGGAACAAGGGAAAATAATTCCCCGCCGTGTGACGGGAACCTGCGCAAAACATCAGCGGCAGCTCGCCCTGGCAATAAAAAGGGCGCGCCACCTTGCGCTTCTTCCATTTGTCTCAGACATAATCCGCTGA